In a genomic window of Gammaproteobacteria bacterium:
- the gatA gene encoding Asp-tRNA(Asn)/Glu-tRNA(Gln) amidotransferase subunit GatA codes for MIEFSLSGLRRALDSGDIGSVELTQACLDRIEDRNPELNAFLTVCGDSALDGARRADAGRANGGALAGIPIAHKDIFCTRGVRTTAGSGILDNFLPPYDATVVERLAEAGALLIGKTNMDEFAMGSSNETSYAGPVRNPWDLSRSPGGSSGGSAAAVAAGLVPAATGTDTGGSVRQPAALCGLTGFRPSYGRVSRYGMIAFASSLDQAGSITRTAEDAALLLDSMAGHDPRDSTCAERDGEDYSGPLQDLQGKALKGVRVGIVREFMDEGLDARCRQVFVDNMETLRGLGAVVTEVSLPRLPLSVPVYYVVAPAECSSNLSRFDGVRFGLREAGADSLEELYTRTRRAGFGEEVRRRILVGGWVLSKGYFDAYYLQAQRVRRLVADDFSKAFETVDLLAGPTAPAPAFGIGEKIDDPIQMYLNDIYTIGASLAGIPAISIPAGTVDGLPVGLQLMGRPFAEADVLRAAHAYQLETDWHRLWPPGMSAPC; via the coding sequence ATGATCGAGTTTTCCCTGAGCGGTCTTCGACGCGCCCTGGACTCGGGCGACATCGGCAGCGTCGAACTCACCCAGGCATGCCTGGACCGCATAGAGGACCGTAACCCCGAACTGAACGCCTTCCTGACCGTGTGCGGCGACTCGGCGCTCGACGGGGCGCGCCGGGCCGATGCCGGCCGCGCGAACGGCGGCGCGCTGGCGGGGATACCCATAGCCCACAAGGACATTTTCTGCACCCGGGGCGTACGCACTACGGCGGGTTCGGGAATTCTGGACAATTTCCTTCCTCCCTACGACGCCACCGTCGTGGAACGGCTGGCGGAAGCCGGCGCGTTGCTGATCGGCAAGACCAACATGGACGAATTCGCGATGGGCTCGTCCAACGAAACGAGCTATGCCGGTCCGGTGCGCAATCCCTGGGACCTTTCCCGCTCGCCGGGAGGCTCCTCGGGCGGATCGGCCGCCGCCGTCGCCGCCGGCCTGGTTCCGGCGGCGACCGGCACGGACACCGGAGGGTCGGTGCGCCAGCCGGCCGCCCTGTGCGGGCTTACCGGCTTCCGGCCGAGCTACGGGCGGGTTTCGCGCTACGGAATGATCGCGTTCGCATCCAGCCTGGACCAGGCCGGCTCGATTACGCGCACGGCCGAGGACGCGGCCCTGCTGCTGGACAGCATGGCTGGCCACGATCCGCGCGACTCGACCTGCGCGGAGCGCGACGGCGAGGACTATTCGGGGCCCCTGCAGGACCTGCAGGGCAAGGCCCTCAAGGGCGTGCGCGTGGGCATCGTAAGGGAGTTCATGGACGAGGGGCTGGACGCCCGCTGCCGGCAGGTTTTCGTGGACAACATGGAAACGCTGCGCGGCCTGGGGGCGGTCGTTACCGAAGTTTCGCTGCCTCGGCTGCCGCTCTCGGTTCCGGTCTATTACGTCGTCGCGCCCGCCGAGTGCTCGTCCAACCTGTCGCGCTTCGACGGCGTGCGATTCGGTCTGCGCGAAGCGGGCGCCGACAGTCTGGAGGAACTGTATACGAGGACCCGCCGGGCGGGCTTCGGCGAGGAGGTCCGGCGCCGCATACTGGTGGGCGGCTGGGTGCTGTCCAAGGGATACTTCGACGCCTATTACCTTCAGGCCCAGCGCGTGCGCCGGCTGGTCGCGGACGATTTCAGCAAGGCCTTCGAAACGGTGGACCTGCTGGCGGGACCGACCGCGCCCGCGCCCGCTTTCGGAATCGGCGAAAAAATCGACGACCCGATCCAGATGTACCTCAACGACATCTATACCATCGGCGCCAGTCTGGCCGGAATCCCCGCCATTTCGATTCCCGCCGGTACGGTGGACGGGCTGCCGGTGGGATTGCAGCTCATGGGCCGGCCGTTTGCCGAAGCGGACGTATTGCGCGCCGCGCACGCCTATCAACTGGAGACCGACTGGCATCGCCTGTGGCCCCCCGGCATGTCGGCGCCCTGCTAA
- the gatC gene encoding Asp-tRNA(Asn)/Glu-tRNA(Gln) amidotransferase subunit GatC, translating to MNNLQTPRDPQPAGDFSDEELLRVAQLTRLALEEDEKEELVGTLRRIIGFVQVLQQLDTGGVEPMVHPLDLVLPLRADEVTETDVREDAQACAPDVVDGLYRVPKVIE from the coding sequence ATGAACAACCTCCAGACACCAAGGGACCCTCAGCCGGCCGGAGATTTCTCCGACGAGGAATTGCTGCGCGTGGCGCAGTTGACCCGGCTTGCGCTGGAGGAAGACGAGAAGGAAGAGCTGGTCGGCACCCTGCGCCGGATCATCGGATTCGTGCAGGTATTGCAGCAACTCGACACCGGGGGCGTGGAACCCATGGTGCACCCGCTGGATCTCGTGCTCCCCCTGCGCGCCGACGAAGTGACGGAGACCGACGTGCGCGAGGACGCCCAGGCCTGCGCGCCGGATGTCGTGGACGGCCTGTACCGTGTGCCGAAAGTCATCGAATAG
- a CDS encoding rod shape-determining protein translates to MSNFVRGFVERLAVDLAIDLGTANTLVYVCGRGIVLNEPSVVALRRGADVGSDGVLAIGAEAFGMLGRTPRDLQIVKPLKDGVIANYEVAEQMLKHFIIKALGLGFFRPAVRRLVICVPHGGTPVDRRAIEESARDAGARDVFVVDEPIVAAIGAGLPVHRPCGNMVVDIGGGTSEVAVLSMSSVVYARSVKAGGTRMDDAIVQYVRRNHGMSIGPSQAEVIKREVASAYPGEEISEIKLHGRSLSRGLHSQFTLNSNEVRDALNDTLEEIVQAVLDVLSHTPPELGADISQRGLVLAGGGALLPKLDSLIRERAAVPAFVAEDPLTCVVRGCGHLVETQGTVRFASEIAGPRWD, encoded by the coding sequence ATGAGCAATTTTGTCCGTGGTTTCGTTGAGCGGCTGGCCGTGGATCTGGCCATAGATCTGGGCACCGCCAATACCCTTGTTTACGTCTGCGGAAGGGGAATCGTCCTGAACGAACCTTCCGTCGTCGCGCTTCGCCGTGGCGCCGATGTCGGTTCGGACGGCGTGCTGGCCATCGGCGCCGAAGCCTTCGGCATGCTGGGACGCACCCCGCGCGATCTGCAGATCGTCAAGCCCCTGAAGGATGGCGTGATCGCCAACTACGAAGTCGCCGAGCAGATGCTCAAGCACTTCATCATCAAGGCCCTGGGCCTGGGTTTCTTTCGCCCGGCCGTCAGGCGCCTGGTGATCTGCGTCCCGCACGGCGGCACGCCGGTGGATCGCCGGGCCATCGAGGAATCGGCCCGCGACGCGGGCGCGCGCGATGTATTCGTGGTGGACGAGCCCATCGTCGCGGCCATCGGCGCCGGTCTGCCGGTGCACCGGCCCTGCGGCAACATGGTGGTGGACATCGGGGGCGGCACCTCCGAAGTCGCGGTCCTGTCGATGTCAAGCGTGGTCTACGCGCGCTCCGTCAAGGCTGGGGGAACCCGGATGGACGACGCCATCGTGCAGTACGTGCGCCGCAACCACGGCATGTCGATCGGACCCAGCCAGGCCGAAGTGATCAAGCGCGAGGTGGCCAGCGCCTACCCGGGCGAGGAAATCAGCGAGATCAAGCTGCACGGACGCAGTCTTTCGCGCGGCCTGCATTCCCAGTTCACGCTGAACAGCAACGAGGTGCGTGACGCCCTGAACGACACCCTGGAGGAAATCGTCCAGGCGGTGCTGGACGTTCTCTCGCATACCCCGCCGGAGCTGGGCGCCGACATCAGCCAGCGGGGCCTGGTGCTGGCCGGCGGCGGCGCGCTGCTGCCCAAGCTGGATTCGCTCATCCGGGAGCGCGCGGCGGTTCCGGCCTTCGTGGCCGAAGATCCGTTGACCTGCGTGGTGCGCGGTTGCGGACACCTGGTGGAAACCCAGGGAACGGTGCGTTTCGCCAGCGAGATCGCCGGCCCGCGGTGGGACTAA
- the mreC gene encoding rod shape-determining protein MreC — MSRWTATLRADRFRRRKGPSRAGECLLICLLSFGLLVVEANFPAVQKVRGIGELMLVPVQATVRLVSGGFRGVQDYFRDQSSLMRENQELRTRLLLQDVDLQQMSALKSENEELRSLHTLNAQLGSNNLTAETLPGNPDPSRHRVTLNKGSRQGAYIGQPVVDSGGVLGQVTRDYLVTSEALLISDANHALNVMFERTGLQAIALGTGRRDHRLLLPFVPAHADVIQGDTVVSSGTGGLFPAGLRVGVVEDVRNSSGEAFLEAFVSPSANLENPRQVLLLRSEPPPPDTEPGPVNAESTAAAAGS, encoded by the coding sequence GTGAGCCGGTGGACCGCAACGCTCAGGGCGGATCGCTTTCGAAGGCGAAAAGGGCCGAGCCGCGCGGGCGAGTGCCTGCTGATCTGTCTTTTGAGTTTCGGCCTGCTGGTCGTGGAGGCGAACTTTCCCGCCGTCCAGAAGGTGCGCGGCATCGGTGAATTGATGCTTGTGCCGGTTCAGGCGACCGTGCGTCTCGTGTCCGGAGGCTTTCGCGGGGTTCAGGACTATTTCCGCGATCAGTCGTCCCTGATGCGCGAAAACCAGGAACTGCGTACGCGGCTGTTGCTCCAGGATGTGGACCTGCAGCAGATGTCGGCGCTGAAATCCGAGAATGAAGAACTGCGATCGCTGCACACGCTGAACGCCCAGCTCGGTTCGAACAATCTGACCGCCGAGACCCTGCCCGGAAATCCGGATCCCTCCCGCCACCGCGTGACGCTGAACAAGGGCAGCCGGCAGGGGGCGTATATCGGTCAGCCGGTCGTCGATTCCGGAGGTGTGCTCGGCCAGGTGACCCGCGACTACCTGGTCACTTCGGAGGCGCTGCTGATCAGCGACGCCAATCATGCCCTGAACGTGATGTTCGAGCGCACGGGACTGCAGGCGATCGCCCTGGGCACCGGCCGCAGGGACCATCGTCTGCTGCTGCCTTTCGTGCCGGCCCATGCCGACGTGATCCAGGGAGATACCGTGGTCAGCTCAGGCACCGGCGGCCTGTTCCCTGCGGGATTGCGGGTCGGCGTGGTGGAGGATGTGCGCAACTCTTCGGGCGAGGCTTTCCTGGAGGCGTTCGTGTCGCCCTCGGCCAACCTCGAAAATCCCCGCCAGGTGTTGTTGCTGCGTTCGGAGCCGCCACCGCCGGACACAGAACCGGGACCGGTCAACGCGGAATCGACCGCCGCCGCCGCAGGATCATGA
- the mreD gene encoding rod shape-determining protein MreD: protein MTEGAVARNYALLGAALLISVVPLPQLVGLWQPPWLAVALIWLVIVAPEDARLAVAAVAGLLQDLLVGSPLGLHALAATVLVFLAANMRHWVVSSPPWLRFLLAMLMMTAYLGVVALIGGWFDYAGSWAGLASSLMSGGVLILIAFLFVRI from the coding sequence ATGACGGAAGGCGCCGTTGCGCGGAATTACGCGCTGCTAGGCGCGGCCCTGCTGATCAGCGTCGTGCCGCTGCCGCAGCTGGTGGGCTTGTGGCAGCCTCCCTGGCTGGCGGTCGCGCTGATCTGGCTGGTCATTGTCGCTCCCGAGGACGCACGGCTTGCGGTGGCGGCCGTTGCCGGACTGCTTCAGGACCTGCTGGTGGGCTCGCCTCTGGGTCTGCACGCCCTGGCGGCCACCGTGCTGGTTTTTCTTGCCGCCAATATGCGCCACTGGGTCGTCTCCTCGCCTCCCTGGCTCAGGTTTCTCCTGGCGATGCTGATGATGACGGCGTACCTGGGTGTCGTGGCGCTGATCGGGGGCTGGTTCGATTACGCCGGCTCCTGGGCCGGGCTTGCAAGCAGCCTGATGAGCGGGGGCGTGCTGATCCTGATCGCGTTCCTGTTCGTCAGAATCTGA